One window of the Desulfuromonas acetoxidans DSM 684 genome contains the following:
- a CDS encoding chemotaxis protein CheX produces the protein MQEFEQILQEKITSVLAETLENMAFLDVDESSREELEELDGKRLSVTLMVAKPILLEMRLEMGEELLMQVVETVYTMDRDEITEQQVEDLLAEFLNTLAGRFMAEVLPEDQTFALNLPEINQGDDFSETDSHSYYYLADELPVIVELTSANGDELAELLSDS, from the coding sequence ATGCAGGAATTCGAACAGATCCTTCAGGAAAAAATCACATCCGTTCTCGCTGAGACACTCGAAAACATGGCTTTTCTTGATGTCGACGAAAGCAGCCGTGAAGAGCTTGAGGAACTTGATGGCAAGCGCCTGAGTGTCACCCTGATGGTTGCTAAGCCGATTCTACTGGAGATGCGTCTGGAGATGGGCGAAGAACTGCTAATGCAGGTCGTTGAAACCGTTTACACCATGGATCGTGATGAGATCACTGAACAACAGGTGGAAGACCTTCTAGCTGAATTTCTCAATACCTTGGCCGGTCGATTCATGGCCGAAGTGCTTCCGGAAGACCAGACCTTTGCGTTAAACCTTCCGGAGATCAACCAAGGCGATGATTTCAGCGAAACAGACTCCCACAGTTACTACTACCTGGCAGATGAACTGCCGGTTATCGTCGAACTGACTTCGGCTAATGGCGACGAACTCGCCGAACTTTTAAGCGACTCATAA
- a CDS encoding HDOD domain-containing protein: protein MKQRAKKEEILKAIEDVPLLSPSASRLLQITSQEDHDIHEVIDIVKCDSSLTARVLKIVNSVAYGLAHEVTTIDRAVSYLGERMVAGIALGDSASALFHKELQGYEGPKSELWNHDLRTAIAAREIARFAKVTLSADLAFTAGILHAVGKAVLSDFLGQTANDVLVSIDDHEVEDYLAGERELLGIDHTEAGYVLAKNWELPESLQMAIRYHHMPAEAPDEYKPLVYAVHLGCIVAMMCGSQASDSLQYHLDKKYTDYFDLSSEQIASVMLEVNEEFDKLDCAMSDTKEKSR from the coding sequence ATGAAACAACGCGCCAAAAAAGAAGAGATTCTCAAAGCGATTGAAGATGTCCCTCTGCTGTCTCCAAGTGCCTCACGCTTGTTGCAGATCACATCTCAGGAAGATCACGACATCCATGAAGTTATCGACATCGTCAAGTGCGACTCGTCCCTGACAGCTCGGGTGCTCAAGATTGTCAACTCGGTCGCGTACGGATTGGCTCATGAGGTAACCACCATTGATCGTGCCGTCTCCTACTTGGGGGAACGCATGGTCGCGGGCATTGCCTTGGGCGACAGCGCATCGGCCCTGTTTCATAAAGAGCTGCAAGGTTATGAAGGTCCGAAAAGCGAATTGTGGAATCATGACTTGCGTACTGCCATTGCCGCCCGCGAGATCGCCCGATTTGCCAAAGTAACCCTGAGTGCTGACCTGGCCTTTACCGCCGGCATCCTTCATGCCGTCGGTAAAGCTGTTCTCTCCGACTTTCTCGGCCAGACAGCCAACGATGTTCTGGTCAGTATTGACGACCACGAGGTTGAAGATTATCTGGCCGGTGAGCGGGAACTTCTCGGCATTGACCACACTGAGGCCGGTTATGTTCTGGCTAAAAACTGGGAGCTTCCGGAGAGCCTGCAGATGGCCATCCGTTATCACCACATGCCCGCTGAAGCACCAGATGAGTATAAACCTCTGGTTTATGCGGTGCACCTTGGTTGCATTGTTGCCATGATGTGTGGTAGTCAAGCTTCCGATTCATTGCAATACCACCTGGATAAAAAATACACTGATTATTTTGATCTGTCTTCAGAGCAAATTGCATCTGTTATGCTTGAAGTCAATGAAGAGTTCGACAAACTCGACTGCGCGATGTCTGATACAAAGGAGAAATCCCGATGA
- a CDS encoding DUF4395 domain-containing protein, whose product MAQACPISMQQVNGKACQINALFTVVCLVVFLFTSAKWVLLPLAADLLIRAFLNPMFSPFNMASDALLRQCNVSPRMTNAGPKLFAAKLAFVFVVIMLLSRLAGYEGVAVFFAACLTFFASLEAAFSFCVACKAYPLVRKVFGSPS is encoded by the coding sequence ATGGCACAAGCGTGTCCAATATCAATGCAGCAAGTCAATGGCAAGGCGTGCCAAATCAACGCACTGTTTACGGTGGTCTGTCTTGTGGTATTTTTATTTACATCGGCAAAATGGGTTCTTTTGCCATTGGCTGCGGATCTTTTGATTCGTGCTTTTTTGAATCCGATGTTCAGCCCATTCAACATGGCCAGCGATGCCCTGCTGCGTCAGTGTAATGTGAGCCCCCGAATGACGAATGCCGGTCCCAAACTGTTTGCGGCAAAGCTGGCATTTGTCTTTGTTGTTATCATGCTGTTAAGCCGTTTGGCGGGTTATGAAGGTGTTGCCGTATTTTTTGCTGCCTGTCTGACTTTTTTTGCCTCACTGGAGGCTGCATTCAGTTTTTGTGTGGCCTGTAAAGCTTATCCGCTGGTCCGTAAAGTTTTTGGCTCACCTTCTTGA
- a CDS encoding M48 family metallopeptidase: MASILFTIIVILLVADYALERVVDVLNSRWMGHTPPSELQDLYDAEKYRQQQNYQRVTTRFGFATSTFSLVLVLVFLGVDGFAWLHGMAEQLSGNGIIQALIFFGALWLAQDLLSTPFDLYQTFVIEQRFGFNTMDGKTFVTDKLKGWLLTVILGGAILTGIAWFYYQTKALFWLYSWITVTGFSLFFTLFYSNLIVPLFNKQTKLEEGELKTSIEAFSSRVSFPVKDVYVLDGSKRSTKANAYFTGLGAKKRIVLFDTLIRDLSCDEVVAVLAHEIGHYQKKHTLQGVVLSIVQTGVIFYLMSLFLEHALFCQALGVDQAAFHVGLVAFALLYSPISLVTGLLMHLWSRHNEYQADAFAVEHHDAESLITALKKLSVNHLSNLTPHPAYVFFHYSHPSLYQRIQAMRRLGQ; encoded by the coding sequence ATGGCATCGATCCTGTTCACAATCATTGTTATTCTTCTGGTTGCCGATTATGCGCTGGAGCGTGTTGTCGATGTCCTGAATAGTCGGTGGATGGGGCACACTCCTCCTTCTGAACTACAGGATTTGTATGACGCGGAAAAGTATCGCCAGCAACAGAACTATCAACGGGTGACCACCCGTTTCGGTTTTGCCACATCAACCTTCAGCCTGGTTCTGGTACTGGTGTTTCTGGGTGTCGATGGTTTTGCCTGGCTGCATGGTATGGCCGAACAACTGTCCGGCAACGGGATTATCCAGGCGCTGATCTTTTTTGGTGCGTTATGGTTGGCTCAAGATCTGTTGTCCACGCCGTTTGATCTTTACCAGACCTTTGTGATTGAGCAGCGTTTCGGTTTTAACACCATGGATGGCAAAACCTTTGTCACCGATAAACTCAAGGGCTGGTTGCTAACGGTGATTCTCGGTGGTGCGATTCTGACGGGAATTGCTTGGTTTTATTATCAGACCAAGGCGCTGTTCTGGTTGTATAGCTGGATCACCGTGACCGGATTCAGTCTGTTTTTCACCCTGTTTTACTCCAATCTGATTGTTCCTCTATTCAACAAGCAGACGAAGCTGGAAGAGGGCGAACTCAAAACATCGATCGAAGCGTTTAGTTCACGAGTTTCTTTTCCGGTGAAGGATGTTTACGTTCTGGACGGGTCAAAACGCTCCACTAAGGCCAATGCGTACTTTACCGGTTTAGGGGCGAAAAAGCGCATTGTGCTGTTTGACACACTGATCAGGGATCTGAGCTGCGACGAAGTGGTGGCGGTGTTGGCCCATGAGATTGGCCATTACCAGAAAAAGCACACGTTGCAGGGCGTGGTGCTTTCCATCGTCCAGACCGGAGTGATCTTCTATCTGATGTCGTTGTTCTTGGAGCATGCGCTGTTTTGTCAGGCTCTTGGTGTTGATCAGGCGGCCTTTCATGTCGGGCTGGTGGCCTTTGCTCTGTTGTACAGCCCCATTTCGTTGGTGACGGGATTACTGATGCATCTGTGGTCGCGTCACAATGAGTATCAGGCCGATGCTTTTGCTGTCGAACACCATGATGCGGAAAGTTTGATTACGGCCTTAAAGAAGCTGTCGGTTAATCATCTGAGCAATCTGACGCCGCACCCGGCCTATGTTTTCTTTCATTATTCCCATCCCAGTTTGTATCAACGCATCCAAGCCATGCGCCGCCTCGGGCAGTAA
- a CDS encoding protein-glutamate methylesterase/protein-glutamine glutaminase, which produces MAKPVRVLVVDDSALVRQILSNGLAMDPGIEVVGSAADPYMARDKIVQLKPDVLTLDVEMPRMDGVEFLRKLMPQYPLPVVMVSSLTQKGKQITMEALEAGAVDFVTKPTTNVAQGLNAMLMELRAKVKIASTANVAHWKGKRVEKRAAVANGASKALAESTDKVVAIGASTGGTEAIKKVVTQFPATMPGVVIVQHMPPGFTKMFSERLNQLCAMEVKEAENGDRIRPGRILVAPGALQMEVVRSGGIYQVRCAPGEKVSGHCPSVDVMMHSVAKHVGRNAVGVMLTGMGSDGAEGMLAMKNAGARNLAQDEASSVVFGMPKVAYEKGGAEKLFPLDRIASQVISLLTEK; this is translated from the coding sequence ATGGCAAAACCGGTACGTGTGCTCGTTGTTGACGATTCCGCCCTGGTGCGGCAGATCCTCTCCAACGGCTTGGCCATGGACCCGGGGATTGAGGTTGTCGGTTCTGCGGCCGACCCCTACATGGCTCGCGATAAAATTGTTCAACTCAAACCCGACGTTCTGACATTGGACGTGGAAATGCCGCGCATGGACGGGGTTGAGTTTCTGCGCAAACTGATGCCGCAATATCCGCTGCCGGTGGTAATGGTCAGCTCTCTGACCCAAAAGGGCAAGCAGATCACCATGGAAGCGCTGGAAGCCGGAGCGGTTGACTTCGTCACCAAGCCGACGACCAATGTGGCTCAGGGGCTCAATGCCATGCTCATGGAGTTGCGCGCCAAAGTCAAAATCGCCTCCACGGCCAATGTGGCGCACTGGAAAGGAAAACGCGTTGAAAAGCGCGCTGCTGTCGCCAACGGAGCATCCAAGGCATTGGCCGAGTCGACCGATAAGGTCGTCGCCATCGGTGCCTCCACCGGAGGAACCGAGGCGATCAAAAAGGTGGTTACTCAGTTTCCAGCCACCATGCCCGGCGTGGTCATTGTTCAACATATGCCGCCCGGCTTTACCAAAATGTTTTCTGAGCGCCTGAACCAATTGTGCGCCATGGAAGTTAAGGAAGCCGAAAACGGTGATCGCATTCGACCGGGACGCATCCTGGTTGCCCCTGGCGCTTTGCAGATGGAAGTTGTCCGCTCAGGGGGCATTTATCAGGTCCGCTGCGCGCCCGGAGAAAAAGTCAGCGGCCATTGTCCGTCCGTCGACGTGATGATGCATTCCGTTGCCAAACACGTTGGTCGTAATGCGGTCGGCGTCATGCTGACCGGCATGGGTTCAGACGGCGCGGAGGGAATGCTGGCTATGAAAAATGCCGGGGCACGCAATCTTGCCCAGGACGAAGCATCTTCGGTTGTCTTCGGCATGCCCAAGGTCGCGTATGAAAAAGGCGGCGCTGAAAAGCTGTTTCCGCTTGACCGCATCGCGAGCCAAGTGATTTCCCTGCTGACGGAGAAATAA
- the nhaD gene encoding sodium:proton antiporter NhaD codes for MKSFLTLMFCLIALPAMANEGGGAVHDLTTTPLGIIALILFVAAYMLVILEEKLHLRKSKPVLMAAGIIWVLVAITFNALGEPTAAHEAIAHNLLEYGELFLFLLVAMTYINAMEERNVFQALRSWLVSRGFSLRVVFWITGLLAFFISPIADNLTTALLMGAVVMAVGGSNQRFVVMACINVVVGANAGGAFSPFGDITTLMVWQKGIVQFGQFFVLFVPALVNWLVPAFIMNFMISKEKPEAADEAVVMKFGAKRIMVLFLMTIVTAVSFHNFLDLPPAAGMMLGLSYLGLFSYFIKRHEQFAENVDPALDLSVVSSEGEHEGFDLFRKIARAEWDTLLFFYGVIMCVGGLSQFGYLASASQFMYHDLGAFNANVLVGILSAIVDNIPVMFAVLTMEPHMSHGQWLLVTMTAGVGGSLLSIGSAAGVGLMGTARGIYTFGRHLVYTPIVALGYAASIAVHMLINAKYF; via the coding sequence ATGAAAAGTTTTTTGACACTGATGTTCTGTTTGATCGCTTTGCCGGCTATGGCCAATGAAGGTGGAGGCGCAGTGCATGACCTTACCACAACACCTTTGGGGATTATCGCCCTGATTTTGTTTGTTGCCGCCTACATGCTGGTGATTTTGGAAGAGAAGCTGCACCTGCGTAAAAGTAAGCCGGTACTGATGGCCGCTGGAATTATCTGGGTGCTGGTGGCTATTACCTTCAATGCTTTGGGCGAACCCACTGCTGCTCATGAAGCTATTGCTCACAATCTGCTTGAATATGGTGAGTTATTCCTGTTTTTGCTGGTTGCCATGACCTATATCAATGCTATGGAAGAGCGCAATGTTTTCCAGGCTCTGCGTTCCTGGTTGGTGTCGCGTGGATTTTCTCTGCGCGTCGTCTTTTGGATCACCGGTTTACTGGCCTTTTTTATCTCGCCAATCGCCGATAACCTGACGACAGCTCTGCTTATGGGTGCCGTGGTCATGGCCGTGGGTGGTTCCAATCAGCGTTTTGTCGTTATGGCGTGCATTAATGTCGTAGTCGGAGCCAATGCGGGGGGCGCATTTTCACCTTTCGGCGATATTACCACCCTGATGGTGTGGCAGAAGGGGATTGTTCAGTTTGGTCAGTTCTTTGTTCTGTTTGTCCCTGCGCTGGTGAATTGGCTGGTTCCGGCGTTCATTATGAACTTTATGATCAGCAAGGAGAAACCAGAGGCTGCTGATGAAGCCGTTGTGATGAAGTTTGGTGCCAAGCGGATCATGGTGCTGTTTCTGATGACCATTGTCACAGCCGTTTCTTTCCACAATTTTCTCGATCTGCCGCCTGCGGCAGGGATGATGTTGGGCCTGAGCTATCTGGGCCTGTTCTCCTACTTCATCAAACGCCATGAGCAATTTGCCGAGAATGTTGATCCGGCCCTTGATCTCTCCGTGGTTTCATCGGAAGGGGAGCATGAAGGGTTTGATCTGTTTCGTAAGATTGCTCGCGCTGAATGGGATACCCTGCTGTTCTTCTATGGAGTCATTATGTGTGTAGGTGGCTTAAGCCAGTTTGGTTACCTGGCTTCGGCATCCCAGTTCATGTATCACGATCTCGGCGCTTTTAATGCCAACGTTCTTGTCGGTATTCTGTCGGCAATTGTCGACAATATTCCGGTCATGTTTGCCGTTTTGACCATGGAACCACATATGTCCCATGGCCAATGGCTGCTGGTTACGATGACCGCTGGTGTCGGCGGAAGTCTGCTGTCAATCGGTTCTGCGGCTGGCGTCGGCCTGATGGGGACTGCGCGCGGCATTTACACTTTTGGCCGTCACTTGGTCTACACCCCGATCGTTGCCTTGGGCTATGCGGCGAGTATTGCCGTTCATATGCTGATCAACGCCAAATATTTCTAA
- a CDS encoding sigma-54 dependent transcriptional regulator, with translation MSHILLFDSDNNTRTALNEVIRGEIPAPVLTADTCPHALEQIRNHSVTLAFCQLGDQNDDALELIQQINTLNPHIVTILLVPEETTIGTKRILQSGAHFFLHAPTTPQEIIQLTHRALQHALLLQPAVESEPKQDDGFSDIIGQSSSMQHLFTMITRLADDGESTILIQGESGTGKELVAKAVHLNSPRRNANFVPLNCAAIPDELLESELFGYEKGAFTGAINNKKGRLQHAEGGTLFLDEIGDMKPSLQAKLLRVIQEKEFEPVGSVKSIKVNVRIVAATHRNLEEAVAKGSFREDLYYRLNVIPLQIPPLRDRKDDIALLLEHFTQKFCTSKKRHIFTYSDQALNCLKRYPWPGNVRELENLVQRLSILHMGETVAPKDLPEKYLHEEVAPSLLTRFNEQGTTDFNSRVSEFEDRLILQALMQTGGNKKEAAELLNLKRTTLLEKIKKKQLDKALNKLENQSGL, from the coding sequence GTGTCCCACATTCTTCTGTTTGACAGTGATAACAACACGCGCACAGCCCTCAATGAGGTCATCCGTGGTGAAATTCCAGCACCGGTCCTGACGGCTGATACGTGCCCGCACGCGCTCGAACAGATTCGTAATCACAGTGTGACACTGGCCTTTTGCCAACTTGGCGACCAAAACGATGATGCTCTGGAGTTAATACAACAGATCAACACCCTCAACCCGCACATTGTCACCATTTTGCTGGTGCCGGAAGAAACCACCATCGGCACCAAACGGATTCTCCAATCCGGCGCCCATTTTTTCCTACACGCACCGACAACGCCGCAGGAGATCATCCAGCTGACCCACAGGGCCCTGCAACATGCCCTGCTGCTGCAACCTGCCGTTGAATCCGAGCCCAAACAGGACGACGGATTCTCCGACATCATTGGCCAATCGTCGTCCATGCAGCACCTGTTCACGATGATCACCCGACTCGCCGATGACGGTGAGAGTACCATCCTCATCCAGGGAGAAAGCGGTACCGGTAAAGAGCTGGTTGCCAAAGCCGTTCACCTCAACAGCCCACGGCGCAACGCCAACTTTGTACCGCTCAACTGTGCGGCGATTCCCGACGAGCTGCTGGAAAGCGAACTGTTTGGTTATGAAAAAGGGGCTTTTACCGGCGCCATAAACAATAAGAAAGGCCGCTTGCAGCATGCCGAGGGCGGCACCCTGTTTCTTGATGAAATTGGCGACATGAAGCCATCTCTGCAAGCCAAGCTGTTGCGCGTAATTCAGGAAAAAGAGTTTGAACCCGTCGGCAGCGTCAAAAGCATCAAAGTCAACGTCCGCATTGTCGCGGCTACCCACCGCAATCTGGAAGAGGCCGTCGCCAAAGGATCGTTCCGCGAAGACCTGTATTATCGGCTAAATGTCATTCCACTGCAGATTCCGCCGCTACGCGACCGTAAAGATGATATCGCGTTGTTGCTCGAACACTTTACCCAGAAATTCTGCACCAGCAAGAAACGCCACATCTTCACCTATTCCGACCAGGCCTTAAACTGCCTGAAACGTTATCCATGGCCCGGCAATGTCCGCGAACTGGAAAACCTGGTTCAGCGGCTCTCGATCCTTCATATGGGCGAAACCGTAGCCCCCAAAGACCTGCCGGAAAAATACCTCCATGAGGAAGTGGCTCCCAGTCTGCTGACCCGCTTCAACGAACAGGGCACCACCGACTTCAACTCACGCGTCAGCGAATTTGAAGACCGCCTGATCCTTCAAGCACTGATGCAAACCGGTGGCAACAAAAAAGAGGCCGCGGAGCTATTGAACCTCAAACGCACCACGTTGTTGGAAAAGATCAAGAAAAAGCAGCTCGATAAAGCTTTAAACAAACTGGAAAACCAGTCCGGGCTGTAA
- a CDS encoding chemotaxis protein CheX, producing MDLDLQKQIIDSTQAVFDTMLMMPLTPGMSLAEKVYEFKNSISGMLGFAGEIQGMLTIHCPQEVAFAITSALLGMDVDEVDADVKDTVGEMANMILGGIKDGFTEHGVEINLAVPTVLAGRSYRVSGMDDASWTTVPFYLDEGELLVELKLKAPK from the coding sequence GTGGATTTAGACCTGCAAAAACAAATCATAGACAGCACTCAGGCGGTGTTTGACACGATGCTGATGATGCCGCTGACCCCGGGAATGAGCCTGGCGGAAAAAGTGTATGAATTTAAAAACAGTATTTCAGGCATGCTCGGCTTTGCCGGTGAGATCCAGGGTATGCTCACCATCCATTGCCCTCAAGAAGTTGCCTTTGCCATCACCAGTGCACTGCTGGGTATGGATGTTGATGAGGTTGATGCCGATGTCAAAGACACTGTCGGTGAGATGGCCAATATGATCCTGGGTGGCATCAAAGATGGCTTCACCGAGCACGGCGTTGAAATCAACCTCGCCGTACCAACGGTTCTCGCTGGGCGGTCCTATCGTGTCAGCGGCATGGACGACGCCTCCTGGACCACGGTTCCCTTTTATCTCGATGAAGGGGAACTTCTCGTCGAACTCAAACTCAAAGCACCCAAGTAG
- a CDS encoding CheR family methyltransferase produces MTPNDSNGVPEMPRSVSMMTISDEEFNALRRLIYDRFGINLTDEKRSLLVGRLQKMLRTSKIATFQDYYDYLKTDTSGKAVSDLVNMVSTNYTYFNREKDHFDYFSKTALPAICQKLEQQKRKDLRVWCAGCSSGEEAYTLVMLMHEYLGSQYGNWDAGILATDISERVLATATQGIYGADKVASLPKNLQKYFNRLPDGRMQVIDKVRKEVTFRRFNLMNTTFPFKKPFQIIFCRNVMIYFDQQTRNALVQRFHRSMEPEGYFFIGHSETLGRDSQLFKYIMPAAYQKGTL; encoded by the coding sequence ATGACCCCTAACGACTCAAACGGCGTTCCGGAAATGCCACGCAGTGTGTCAATGATGACCATCAGCGATGAGGAATTCAATGCCTTGCGCCGGTTGATCTATGATCGCTTCGGCATCAACCTCACCGATGAAAAACGTTCGTTGCTGGTCGGCCGCCTGCAGAAGATGCTGCGAACCAGTAAAATCGCCACGTTTCAGGATTATTACGATTACCTGAAAACAGATACCAGTGGCAAAGCGGTCAGTGATCTGGTCAATATGGTGTCGACCAACTACACCTATTTCAATCGTGAAAAAGACCATTTCGACTATTTTTCAAAAACAGCTTTGCCGGCGATTTGCCAGAAACTTGAACAACAGAAACGCAAAGATCTGCGCGTCTGGTGCGCAGGCTGTTCCAGCGGTGAGGAAGCCTACACCCTGGTGATGCTGATGCATGAATATCTCGGCTCACAATACGGCAACTGGGATGCCGGCATCCTGGCCACCGACATCTCTGAGCGCGTCTTGGCGACAGCGACCCAGGGAATTTACGGTGCCGACAAAGTGGCCTCCCTGCCGAAAAACCTGCAGAAGTACTTTAACCGGCTGCCCGATGGCCGGATGCAGGTTATCGACAAAGTTCGCAAAGAGGTGACATTTCGCCGTTTTAACCTGATGAATACGACGTTTCCGTTCAAAAAGCCGTTTCAGATCATTTTTTGCCGGAACGTCATGATTTACTTTGACCAGCAAACACGCAACGCGTTAGTACAACGCTTTCACCGCAGCATGGAGCCGGAAGGATATTTCTTCATCGGCCACTCTGAAACTCTGGGCCGAGACAGCCAGCTTTTCAAATACATCATGCCTGCGGCTTACCAAAAAGGAACTTTGTGA
- a CDS encoding chemotaxis protein CheX produces the protein MDLQKNITDATKEIFETMIMLGITPGDPLKESVKSFTCSVSGVIGLAGTCQGMLAIHTPDNVAKAITSSFLGMDVDEINDDVTDAIGELANMLAGNIKMVLDGAGKDVTLSIPSCIHGDEYSMDCVADADWVVVPFTIEAGSFLVELQLKTC, from the coding sequence TTGGATTTACAAAAAAACATCACCGACGCCACCAAAGAGATCTTTGAAACCATGATCATGCTGGGCATCACACCTGGCGATCCTCTCAAAGAAAGCGTTAAAAGCTTTACCTGCTCGGTTTCCGGTGTAATCGGGCTTGCAGGCACCTGCCAGGGGATGCTGGCGATTCACACCCCGGACAACGTTGCCAAAGCTATTACCAGCAGTTTTCTGGGAATGGACGTTGATGAAATCAATGATGACGTCACCGATGCCATCGGTGAGCTGGCCAACATGCTTGCCGGTAATATCAAAATGGTTCTCGATGGCGCCGGTAAAGATGTCACCCTATCCATCCCGTCCTGCATCCACGGGGATGAATACAGCATGGACTGTGTTGCTGATGCGGATTGGGTTGTCGTACCCTTTACCATCGAAGCGGGGAGTTTTCTCGTCGAATTGCAGCTGAAAACCTGTTGA
- a CDS encoding response regulator gives MGKRVLVIDDSSTMRKIVSRSLRQAGLDFDEILEAGDGQEALNLLENESVDLILSDINMPNMDGIEFLRQKKDNAAIAGIPVVMITTEGGSDIIGEAKSLGAAGNIKKPFTPDKIEEVLGGLI, from the coding sequence ATGGGGAAACGTGTACTTGTTATTGATGATTCCAGCACCATGAGAAAAATCGTATCTCGTTCTTTGCGCCAGGCAGGCCTGGACTTTGATGAGATTCTTGAAGCCGGTGACGGCCAGGAGGCATTGAATCTGCTTGAAAATGAGAGTGTCGACCTGATCCTCAGCGATATCAACATGCCCAACATGGATGGCATCGAATTTCTGCGCCAGAAAAAAGACAACGCCGCCATTGCCGGAATTCCCGTGGTCATGATCACCACTGAAGGCGGCTCCGACATCATTGGTGAAGCAAAATCCCTCGGAGCGGCTGGCAATATCAAGAAGCCTTTCACACCGGACAAAATTGAAGAAGTACTCGGTGGCCTGATTTAA
- a CDS encoding response regulator, with the protein MKRIVIADDSATARMMIRRCLEIVGLMDAEFAEAENGKEALGLVKQEQTDLLVSDLNMPVMDGEALLKWVKASPRLTDLPVLIITSAGNPAKSQELLDMGAFSVVNKPVNPAILSEVLTPLLDSEED; encoded by the coding sequence ATGAAAAGGATAGTCATTGCTGACGATTCAGCCACAGCACGCATGATGATCCGGCGGTGCCTGGAAATCGTTGGTCTGATGGATGCGGAATTTGCCGAAGCGGAAAACGGCAAAGAAGCGCTAGGCCTGGTCAAACAGGAACAGACCGATCTCCTCGTCAGCGATCTGAATATGCCGGTCATGGACGGCGAAGCCTTGCTAAAATGGGTCAAGGCCAGCCCGAGACTGACTGATCTGCCCGTACTGATCATCACAAGCGCCGGCAATCCGGCCAAATCGCAGGAATTGCTCGACATGGGAGCATTCTCTGTGGTCAACAAACCGGTCAATCCGGCGATTCTCAGTGAAGTATTAACGCCGTTACTGGACTCGGAGGAAGACTAA
- a CDS encoding chemotaxis protein CheD — MSNVILGVGEFGASRTAGDIVKTFALGSCVAVILMCPKTRTVGMVHVALPESKINPEKVKTRPGYFADTGIPALLKQMADMGCDPRGRGFIVKLAGGAKIMDPNNTFNIGKRNALAVKKVLWKYALGPVAEDLGSTYSRTVSVSVSSGEVILSSPGRGEWKL; from the coding sequence ATGAGCAATGTGATTCTAGGTGTTGGCGAATTCGGCGCATCCCGAACAGCCGGAGACATTGTAAAGACGTTCGCGCTGGGGTCCTGTGTCGCTGTCATCTTGATGTGCCCTAAAACGCGCACGGTTGGCATGGTGCATGTCGCACTGCCGGAATCCAAAATCAATCCGGAAAAGGTGAAAACCCGCCCGGGTTATTTTGCCGACACCGGTATCCCGGCACTGCTGAAACAGATGGCGGACATGGGCTGTGATCCCCGCGGACGCGGGTTTATTGTCAAACTTGCCGGCGGAGCAAAAATCATGGACCCCAACAACACATTCAACATCGGCAAACGCAACGCGCTGGCCGTCAAGAAGGTGTTATGGAAATATGCCCTAGGTCCCGTTGCCGAAGATCTCGGCTCAACGTACAGCCGGACCGTTTCGGTGTCGGTGTCCAGCGGAGAAGTCATTCTCTCCTCGCCCGGACGCGGCGAGTGGAAACTATAG